The genomic interval tgcacacaggaaagaccacaataaaaccactttgtatccaaagtgggtgcactcagagacagagaagttggtaccaacccaaacagagcagagcataacagagcagagcagagcaaagcagagacggagtcagatacgaaaaccagtacaccatgccaaaggttttcaaatgttatatcaaaataatacagagtaccaaaacagaatcagacagtttaccgacactgaacacaaaagtcagaacatctttctaaataaatgtacaacttttcaaattctcaatatcgctcatttttcagatttcagaaaccacatgacagaatttagctcatgtctacacaatgcatgccagaacatatttttcctttttcatacagatttcatgagtatgcagatgagtgaccgaggttgatctttattttcacaagttcccaacacaacacaaaatatgcaaagttttcagaaaatcaacctcagtcttattaacttgtataaacctaacataggaaccccgcttatctgactcctgcagcgtattatctatgacttgaatacgatctctatccgtctcgccacctattcataagataatataaactaaatattaaagtccaacaatacacaattggtcttaaacaactcaagaactcaaactctagaccataattcaacgagtttaatcaaacttaactagccaaataacaatccggacagcccacacttcgacccaaaatattctatactaaactcagtatgttggttataagtggagactgatttggaactaaaaaaaatgtttgctgaaagttggcttgacagttggctcgagccaagttcgctcgacaatccgctcgagcgaaggcaagtcagagaggttcgctcgagtcttgctcgacactctgctcgagctaaagcaagacagagaggttcgctcgagtctcgctcgacactccgctcgagcgaatgcaagttagagaggttcgctcgagtctcgctcgacactccgctcaagccaatgctcatttggctgttcgctcgaatcgcgctcgacagtctgctcgagcgaagtacgcagattttgccaacaaaaccagtttacactacacaaagcacttttctttccattctcaactccataacataaagtataaactaacacttccaaatattttctccaccaccagtccaacaattccactacaatgaaacttcaaataatccaaacctaggacaaaacaccaacccgaaatactcaccacgcaacaaccagaaaaactcacaaaaactactcaaactcacagccaaaacagatattgcatcaaaaagaagataaaccaaacccaaaactaagaagcagaaatcgcacggttacagaaggagaaaccgatacttggatgagaaagaaacccttaccaatcgaaaatggaggggatgcgaattgatgcccgtgagttgcagacggaaaccaaaatgcagaaatggaggaaaaacagagtatagcagacggcaacactcgggaaaccagaagcaacgcagcaacagaaatccacgtgaggaggtctagggcatgggattcggaaactcaaactaatgccaacaacaggaaataaagatgaaatcgaaaagaaaagagagatgtgcgcgagagagatgcgggagaaactgaaactgaaacagagaaatgcggaaagaaacagaagttgaaggagaaaacactcacctcaaaaacgacgtcgttcaggATTCTCACTAAACACGAAAATAgctgggccattttcacgcactgatccgggccactttgatgaagagGCAGGGCCTTACAACCCAATTCTACACGCTAGAACTAAACATGTGgaacttgatttttattttgtacgAGATTGTGTAGCTGCGAAGACCTTGATCCAACAACATTATGGTGTGATAATCTTGCAACCACATACTTATCTGTGAACCCAGTTCTACACGCTAGAACTAAACATGTGgaacttgatttttattttgtaaaagatTGTGTAGCTGCGAAGACCCTTAAAATCTCCTTTGTTCCTGGCAAAGAACAAGTAGCTGACATTCTCACAAAACCACTTTCAACCGGTTCAATTTACTACGCTCCTGCCTTACCATCTCTCCAATACCAGTTGGAGCGAGGGGGGCTATTGAAACAATAGGCCATGATGAATTACTGTAGATTTGATCTTTGTATTTCTTCTGTTATGAAAATTGTCTACAAATATTCAGTGACTGTACTCATGATATGTGAGGAAATACAAGATATTCTTCAAGAAGGTTTATCGTGCAAGTCTTCTGTTCTTTTTACCCGTTCAACAATAAGTCCATAATTTTCCTTTGATTATACTGTTTACTTGaaaactattataaaattataatagtactataatctttgttttatacaaactatattaaataatatcatgcATGATTATCATTAAGAtgaacatatacatatatatgagaaaaatatacgtacatatatataatttcagaaAATCATGACACGACCGAGTACTCGATCCCATCTAACGTTCTAAGGATTATATATCCCAGAAAAACAGATCGGATCAGATCGATCAGGAAGGATCTCCCACGTAAGTGCAccagttcaaacttcaaatacaaAGGATCAtgacatattaattaattagggtaTTATCATAGAATAACTCATGTAAATTAGGAAAGCTGGCTGAAGCCCGATAGTATATGCTTATATATGCACGACATAACATAttaaccaaaaaccaaaaaccaagTACAACACACAGTACCCCAACATATGCATGCACGTACGAATGCATCTCATATTAAAGACGTGCTTTAGCCTGTAATTAAGCAAACCTCCTACGAACCGGATCTGGACCTTAATTATGATACAGTCTAATCCTAAGTTACAAAGGAGCATTTCCCACACACCTAAACATGTAGGTACGTTTAGAAATGCGACAACTAGTAGTGCTGGTTATGCTGATCATGAGTAGTAGTACGTTGCCCAGGAAGCTTCTCTTTGATCTTTTGCATCACACCCTTCTTCTCTGCTTGCTGATGATGCTGCGCCTGTTCCCCAGTACCGTAACCGCCGGCCGTCGTAGTATGCGTCGTAGTATGAGTCGTAGATGATGTATCATTTCGATGGTCCTTGTTTCCAACTCCAGGTATGTTCTCCGTTATCTTCTCCTTCAGCCCCTTGTTCCTTCTCCCGCCTTGCCCATCGTACTCGGTCTGTATTACAATAAATACATTCACAGAAAAACATAGATATATGGTAAAACAAAAGGCGAAAACAATGTATAAAGTTCTAGAAGATAGGAAAGAAAAGTATGTTTATCATTAGAACTAAGAGGATTACTTACGGAAAGGTCATGACGCTGCTGCAGCCCACCTTGGTGAGTAGTGCCACTGTGTCGGATTGGATTGGCAGATGATGTATCATTTCGATGGTCCTTGTTTCCAACTCCAGGTATGTTCTCCATTACCTTCTCCTTCAGCCCCTTGTTCCTTCTCCCGCCTTGCCCATCGTACTCAGACTGtattacattaaattaattCGCAGAAAAACATTGATATATGGGAAAACAAAAGGTTAAAACAATATATAAGGTTTTAGAAGATAGGAAAGAAAAGTATGTTTATCATGTAGTACTGAGAGGAGTACTTACGGAAAGGTCATGACGCTGCTGCTGCCCACCTTGGTTGCCATATTCGTCCGTAGGAATCACGTTGCCGTATGCATCTGTGCTATGGGCTGCTCCGTATTTGTTTTGGAAATGTGCCATTTTCAAGGTTAACAAGCGGAAACAAAATCACAAGCAAAGGCTGAGAATTTTAACGGAAGTGTATAAAGGTAAGCTTGCTAGCTGCGACTGTTCTTTGGATGGATTAAGAGTGAATACATTGGATTACTCTGGGCTAACTTATATAGATCGGTAGAATTGTTACACGTGCCGCGTTTCAATTTGCTAAACGTGCCACGTTTTTACTCATGGCCACGTGGAAGTTATAGAAGCTGAAAAATATCAGAACACGTCTACTCATAAACTGAGAATAAACTGAGATGAAGTTTCGGTTTGAGATGAAGTTTCGTCGCCGAACACGTCGATCTACTCAAACCGAACACGTCTACTGATAAATTAGTCTGATAATTATATAACCTAAGACGTTTATTATGTCCGAACACGTCTACTCATTGTCGGCTAGGAAACTTATCTCAAACCGACGTTTTCGGACACTTTTCAGCTTCTGTCGTCATGCATGTTCGTATACATAAGCAGGTCTATCGACATATATAGGTTAGATTTCCTCTTGAATGTCCGGTTGCCGACACTTCTGGGATGCTGCTCCTTGAATGTTCCAATAGtcattaaatttcatattattaaaaaaaatcatttatacaaCTACAAATTACAGGGCAGGGTTACTTTAGTGCCGTAGGGCTTGGTACCTCGAACATTGGCTCGAAGTATTTCatctatctttttttattttgaaaaatttggagCACCTTGCATTCTTTTATCAATAATCATCTTTCGGCTAACCTAGGCTTAGATTTAGGCTTAGATTTTGTTTCTTATACATtttaaatcatttcatctcattttaatatttaaatatagattatttaaacccaaacatttttttatttcaaatttttttaattttaaaaattttcatctaatcatgaTTACCTaaacattacaaatttttctaaacttttaaataaaacataaaaaataattcaactttttatctcaaaacaaaacaaaaaaattgttaaaaaaatatattctaactctcttttaactttataattattttattcaatctttttttctcatttctcaaaacct from Juglans microcarpa x Juglans regia isolate MS1-56 chromosome 4S, Jm3101_v1.0, whole genome shotgun sequence carries:
- the LOC121262321 gene encoding dehydrin Rab15-like — protein: MAHFQNKYGAAHSTDAYGNVIPTDEYGNQGGQQQRHDLSSEYDGQGGRRNKGLKEKVMENIPGVGNKDHRNDTSSANPIRHSGTTHQGGLQQRHDLSTEYDGQGGRRNKGLKEKITENIPGVGNKDHRNDTSSTTHTTTHTTTAGGYGTGEQAQHHQQAEKKGVMQKIKEKLPGQRTTTHDQHNQHY